The Pseudomonas sp. S06B 330 genome contains the following window.
CGAGCTGATCCGCAACGCCCAATCGAGCATCGACCTGCAGTACTACATCGTTCGTGACGGCCTCAGCACCCGCGCCCTGACCCACGAGCTGTTACTGGCTGCCGACCGTGGCGTGCGCGTGCGCATCCTGCTCGACGACACTACCAGTGACGGTCTCGATGTGGAGATGGCCACCCTCGCCGTCCATCCCAATATCCACATCCGCGTCTTCAACCCGCTGCAACTGGGCCGCAGCACCGGCGTCACACGCGCGGTGGGCCGGCTGTTCAACCTCAACCTGCAACACCGGCGCATGCACAACAAGTTGTGGCTGGTGGACAACAGCATGGCCATCGTCGGCGGTCGCAACCTGGGTGACGAATACTTCGATGCCGAGCCCAACCTGAATTTCACCGACATTGATCTGCTCGGCGTGGGTCCGGTCGCCGAGCAACTCGGACACAGTTTTGACCAGTACTGGAACAGCGCCCTAAGTCAGCCCATTAACGACTTCCTGCTGGTCGATCCCGATGCCAATGATCTCAGTGCCAGCCGTCAGCGCCTGGAGGACTATCTGGCCCGTGCACAAGTCGAGCGCAAAGCACTGTACGACCGTTTGATGGCCTACAAAGCCCGACCGCGCCTGGACATCTGGCGCAACGAGCTGATCTGGGCGCACAACCAGGCGCTGTGGGATGCACCAAGCAAGGTGCTGGCCCGTGACGAGCCTGACCCGCAATTGCTGATGACCCAGCAACTGGCCCCGGAAATGAATGGTGTTCGTCATGAGCTGATCATGATCTCGGCGTACTTCGTGCCTGGCGAAACCGGCTTGCTGTATTTGACCAGTCGGGCTGATGCTGGAGTCTCGGTCAAGCTGTTGACCAACTCCCTGGAGGCCACCGACGTACCCGCTGTGCATGGCGGCTATGCGCCGTATCGCCGGGCGCTGCTGGAGCACGACGTAAAACTGTACGAACTGCGCCGTCAGCCGGGCGATCCCAGCCCGAACCGAACGCTGCGCATTTACGGTAGTTCCGACTCAAGCCTGCACAGCAAGGCGATCATCTTCGACCGGCGCAAAACCTTTATCGGCTCGTTCAACTTTGATCCACGATCAGTGCTGTGGAACACCGAAGTCGGGGTCATGGTCGACAGCCCGGAACTGGCCGAATACACCCGTGAGCTGGCCGTTCAGGGTATGGCCCCAGCGTTGAGTTACCAACCGCAGCTGGTCGACGGCAAAATGGTCTGGGTCACCGAAGACAATCACCGTCTACACACCCTGACCACCGAACCCGGTGGCCTGTGGCGGCGCTTCAATGCCTGGATCAGCAAAGCTGTAGGCCTGGAACGGATGCTCTAGACCGGCGCAGGCTCGAAGGCATTCGGGCGCCTCGCAAGCAGTACCAGCCCGGCAGCACCGGCTGCCATCAGCAGTGGCAAAGCATGCCCACTGACCCACTGGCTTCCGGCACCTGCAGCCAACGGCCCGATCAGGCAACCAATGCCCCAGAGCTGCGCAACATGGGCATTGGCCCGCACCAGAGCATCATCCCGGTAACGCTCACCGATCAACACCAGCGACAAGGTGAACAAACCGCCGGCACTGGCGCCGAACAATACCCACAGAGGCCAGATCGCCCAGGTTTGCAGCATCAATGGAATGGCCAGGCTCGATAGCAACAGCGTTATCGCGCAACCGCTGAACAGCGTACGTCTCGACATACGGTCGGCAAGGGCACCAATAGGCAATTGCAGCAGCGCATCGCCAACCACCACTGTGCTGACCATGAACAAGGCGATCTCAGTGCTGAAGCCTTGCTGCAGGCAATACACCGGCAACAGGGTCAAAATCATCGCTTCAAAGGAAGCGAACAGGGCAATCGCCCAGGCAATAACTGGCAAGCGCCGACAGAAACCGATCAGATCGAACAGCGTCACACTGCAAGCCTCTGCGCTCGGTGCCCCGCCACGCCCCAGCAGCACCAGCGGCGCTACCAGCAACAGGCCCGCGCCGATCCAGAAGCCCAGGTCATCTTCCGAACCCAGCAGGCCCAGCAACAACGGGCCAGCCAACTGACTCAAGGCATAACTGCAGCCATACAGGGCGACCAGGCGCCCGCGCCAGTGCTCGACCACCAACTGGTTGATCCAGCTCTCACCGAGGATGAAGACAATGGTCAGGATCATCCCGATCAACAGGCGTAGCACCAGCCAAATCGGGTAACTAGGCAACAGCGCCAACAGGCCGATGGACAACGCGCCAGCCCACAGGCACAGGCGCATTAGCCCCGGCGTACCGAAACGGGCGGCGAGGCGACTGGACAGACTGGCGCCCACCAATACACCAATGGCCGGCATCGCCGCCATCACGCCGATCGCGAAACTGCCATAGCCCCACCCCTCAAGGCGCAGGGACACCAGCGGCATACTCACCCCCAGCGCCAGACCGACACTGAGCACCGCGCTCAGCACGGCGAAATAGGTACCCCAACGCATTGCAGCCTCCCAGGCCTTTTTTGTTGTTGTGCAGAAACAACACAGCCGGACCTGCATTGAGCAAGGTCCGGCTGTGGACAGGATCGCGCGTAGCGGTTACAGCTTGATCCAGGTCGCCTTCAGCTCGGTGTACTTGTCCAGCGCGTGCAGCGACTTGTCACGACCGTTGCCCGACTGCTTGAAGCCGCCGAACGGTGCAGTCATGTCACCACCGTCGTACTGGTTGACCCAAACGCTACCGGCACGCAGTGCCTTGGCGGTCAGATGAGCCTTGGAGATGTCGGCGGTCCAGACACCGGCGGCCAGGCCGTACGGGGTGTCGTTGGCGATGTTGATCGCTTCTTCGACGGTATCGAAGGTAATCACCGACAGCACTGGGCCGAAGATCTCTTCCTGAGCGATGCGCATGGCATTGCTGACGCCGTCGAAAATGGTCGGCTCGACGTAGGTGCCACCGGTTTCTTCGAGAATACGCTTACCACCGACCAGCAGCTTGGCACCGTCAGTGTGACCTGCTTCGATGTACGACAGCACGGTGTTCATCTGCTGGGTGTCGACCAGTGCGCCGACGGTGGTAGCCGGGTCCAGCGGGTTGCCAGGTGTCCAGGCCTTGAGGGCTTCGAGTACCAGTGGCAGGAACTTGTCCTTGATCGAACGCTCGACCAGCAGACGCGAACCTGCGGTGCAGACTTCGCCCTGGTTGAAGGCAATGGCGCTAGCAGCAGCTTCGGCAGCGGCGTTCAGATCCGGGGCGTCGGCGAAGACGATGTTTGGGCTCTTGCCACCGGCTTCCAGCCAGACACGCTTCATGTTCGACTCGCCCGCGTAGATCATCAATTGCTTGGCGATCTTGGTCGAGCCGGTGAACACCAAGGTGTCGACGTCCATGTGCAGGGCCAGGGCCTTGCCGACGGTGTGACCGTAACCTGGCAGAACGTTGAGCACGCCTGCAGGAATACCGGCCTCAATGGCCAACTGGGCGATGCGGATGGCAGTCAGCGGCGATTTTTCCGAAGGCTTGAGCACCACCGAGTTACCGGTAGCCAGGGCCGGCCCGAGCTTCCAGCAGGCCATCAGCAGTGGGAAGTTCCACGGAACGATGGCGGCAACCACACCCACCGGTTCGCGAGTAACCAAGCCCAGTTGATTGTGAGGGGTCGCAGCGACTTCGTCGTAGATCTTGTCGATCGCTTCACCGTTCCAGCTCAGGGCCTGGGCGGCACCTGGCACGTCGATATTCAGCGAGTCATTGATCGGCTTACCCATGTCCAGGGTTTCCAGCAGCGCCAGTTCCTCGACATTCGCATTGAGCAGGGCAGCGAAGCGGATCATGGTGGCCTTGCGCTTAGCTGGAGCCAGACGCG
Protein-coding sequences here:
- a CDS encoding phospholipase D family protein; translation: MRSPRTLPLLLSLILGLNGCASVSQPRQVSQALPASDSAFGRSVQRQASAYEGRSGFRLLPNSKEAFRARAELIRNAQSSIDLQYYIVRDGLSTRALTHELLLAADRGVRVRILLDDTTSDGLDVEMATLAVHPNIHIRVFNPLQLGRSTGVTRAVGRLFNLNLQHRRMHNKLWLVDNSMAIVGGRNLGDEYFDAEPNLNFTDIDLLGVGPVAEQLGHSFDQYWNSALSQPINDFLLVDPDANDLSASRQRLEDYLARAQVERKALYDRLMAYKARPRLDIWRNELIWAHNQALWDAPSKVLARDEPDPQLLMTQQLAPEMNGVRHELIMISAYFVPGETGLLYLTSRADAGVSVKLLTNSLEATDVPAVHGGYAPYRRALLEHDVKLYELRRQPGDPSPNRTLRIYGSSDSSLHSKAIIFDRRKTFIGSFNFDPRSVLWNTEVGVMVDSPELAEYTRELAVQGMAPALSYQPQLVDGKMVWVTEDNHRLHTLTTEPGGLWRRFNAWISKAVGLERML
- a CDS encoding aldehyde dehydrogenase, yielding MTTLTRADWEQRAQQLKIEGRAFINGEYTAAVSGATFECLSPVDGRLLAQVASCDLADAQRAVENARATFASGVWSRLAPAKRKATMIRFAALLNANVEELALLETLDMGKPINDSLNIDVPGAAQALSWNGEAIDKIYDEVAATPHNQLGLVTREPVGVVAAIVPWNFPLLMACWKLGPALATGNSVVLKPSEKSPLTAIRIAQLAIEAGIPAGVLNVLPGYGHTVGKALALHMDVDTLVFTGSTKIAKQLMIYAGESNMKRVWLEAGGKSPNIVFADAPDLNAAAEAAASAIAFNQGEVCTAGSRLLVERSIKDKFLPLVLEALKAWTPGNPLDPATTVGALVDTQQMNTVLSYIEAGHTDGAKLLVGGKRILEETGGTYVEPTIFDGVSNAMRIAQEEIFGPVLSVITFDTVEEAINIANDTPYGLAAGVWTADISKAHLTAKALRAGSVWVNQYDGGDMTAPFGGFKQSGNGRDKSLHALDKYTELKATWIKL
- a CDS encoding MFS transporter, with product MRWGTYFAVLSAVLSVGLALGVSMPLVSLRLEGWGYGSFAIGVMAAMPAIGVLVGASLSSRLAARFGTPGLMRLCLWAGALSIGLLALLPSYPIWLVLRLLIGMILTIVFILGESWINQLVVEHWRGRLVALYGCSYALSQLAGPLLLGLLGSEDDLGFWIGAGLLLVAPLVLLGRGGAPSAEACSVTLFDLIGFCRRLPVIAWAIALFASFEAMILTLLPVYCLQQGFSTEIALFMVSTVVVGDALLQLPIGALADRMSRRTLFSGCAITLLLSSLAIPLMLQTWAIWPLWVLFGASAGGLFTLSLVLIGERYRDDALVRANAHVAQLWGIGCLIGPLAAGAGSQWVSGHALPLLMAAGAAGLVLLARRPNAFEPAPV